In Rhodothermus marinus DSM 4252, a single genomic region encodes these proteins:
- a CDS encoding SusC/RagA family TonB-linked outer membrane protein, with amino-acid sequence MGRQRLMERVRQAAVVARPGTIVLVLLGLLWLGNVGDVYAQVVVSGQVTSAEDGQPLPGVNIVVKGTAIGTATDLDGRYSLAVPSPNDTLVFSFVGFETVSVPVAGRSVIDVQLQPAVITGEEVVVIGYGTVRQREVSGAVTTVSAEELNPLATLSVNQMVQGRVPGLSMQVRTTQPGGGVSVNVRGAISPRGNNTPLYVIDGVPITEYRQSDPGLYDRDLGFYGGVDRDPLAFLNPADIESITVLKDAAAAAIYGSAAANGVVLITTKSGRAGAVRVDYRGSYSAQLMQDYFPLLNARQFMEEQRRLSSDRYLFENGLPPYGTRDPGSVTPYTPLFTDQDIQAAGEGTDWIDLISENGRIIEHNIAVRGGSPGTQFYTSFNVQLNDAVLKNSTFNRYSLRVNVDQTISSRVRLKLRTQATRLEGNNASTGANAGGPEKFNMIQNAMTFAPTVPVYDENGNFTKSYYRIQMNPAAFLIIDDDSRVTSLFAAPTLEVDLTDQLQLTVVGQVQEETTLRGFYLPRRADHDVLPEGMAQKSTNSVQNYSAESYLTYTGRLGPGDLTAVAGAGYYRGGTEGSFMQGVGFFTDAFSYHNLEVSSDRLRNIVDSWKSSRTKLSQFARVNYSLYDRYVLTLVARRDGSSIFSENHKWGFFPGISAAWLISEEPFMQNVSGLSQLKLRVSYGEAGNESVLSGNTLQLYSAGYPFLIGATEYNGVAVSQVANPNLKWETVQTFNVGLDFAFWQYRVRGSLDFFVKTARDLLDFNPLPVNNPVGRVADNVGSTRSRGFELALHTDNLTGSRFRWNTDLTLSYYKSYWVERNPQVPLPPYVGEHDPLDVIYGWETAGIIRSEADRPDYMPNANLGNLIFVDQNGDGVLDAQDVVILGNTTPRWQLGLNNTISIGNFDLNVFVYGYLGFKRYNNFAPNVDAISQLTTPMNTTIYAREIWSTDRPDGTRPGVAANPYATNNPTGNTDFDLHDASFLRLRSITLGYTIPRRWLGGVASTVQRARLFVDLQNLGVLTDYPGFDPEYTEPNPYPKYTTVTVGVELGF; translated from the coding sequence ATGGGTCGTCAACGATTGATGGAACGTGTCCGGCAAGCGGCCGTCGTTGCCCGGCCGGGCACGATTGTGCTGGTTTTGCTGGGACTGCTCTGGCTGGGAAATGTCGGGGATGTCTATGCCCAGGTGGTCGTGTCCGGCCAGGTAACCTCGGCCGAAGACGGCCAGCCGTTGCCCGGTGTCAACATCGTGGTGAAAGGCACAGCCATTGGCACGGCTACCGATCTGGACGGGCGCTATTCGTTGGCGGTGCCTTCGCCCAACGACACGCTGGTCTTCTCGTTTGTGGGCTTTGAGACCGTCAGCGTTCCGGTAGCCGGACGCTCGGTGATCGACGTGCAACTGCAACCGGCCGTGATCACCGGCGAAGAGGTGGTGGTGATCGGCTACGGAACGGTGCGGCAGCGGGAGGTCTCCGGAGCCGTCACCACGGTCAGCGCAGAGGAACTGAATCCGCTGGCCACGCTCTCGGTCAACCAGATGGTGCAGGGGAGGGTACCGGGATTGAGCATGCAGGTGCGTACCACGCAGCCCGGCGGCGGCGTCTCGGTCAACGTGCGCGGCGCCATCTCGCCACGTGGCAACAACACGCCGCTCTACGTGATCGACGGTGTGCCCATCACCGAGTACCGCCAGTCGGATCCGGGGCTTTATGACCGGGACCTCGGGTTCTACGGGGGCGTGGATCGCGATCCGCTGGCATTTCTGAATCCTGCCGACATCGAATCGATTACCGTGCTGAAGGACGCCGCGGCGGCAGCTATCTACGGTTCGGCGGCCGCCAACGGCGTGGTGCTGATCACGACGAAATCCGGGCGGGCCGGCGCCGTGCGTGTCGACTATCGCGGCAGCTACTCGGCGCAGCTCATGCAGGACTACTTCCCGCTGCTGAACGCCCGCCAGTTCATGGAGGAGCAGCGGCGGCTTTCGTCCGACCGCTACCTTTTCGAAAACGGGCTGCCTCCTTATGGCACGCGCGATCCCGGTAGTGTGACGCCCTACACGCCGCTCTTTACCGACCAAGACATTCAGGCGGCCGGCGAAGGCACCGACTGGATCGACCTGATTTCCGAAAACGGGCGCATTATCGAGCACAACATCGCCGTGCGTGGAGGCTCGCCCGGTACGCAGTTCTACACGTCCTTCAACGTGCAGCTCAACGACGCCGTCCTGAAGAATTCCACCTTCAATCGCTACAGCCTCCGGGTGAACGTCGACCAGACGATCTCTTCCCGCGTACGGCTCAAACTCCGCACGCAGGCCACGCGGCTGGAGGGCAACAACGCCTCGACGGGCGCCAATGCCGGAGGGCCGGAGAAATTCAACATGATTCAGAACGCCATGACGTTCGCGCCCACGGTACCCGTCTATGACGAGAACGGCAACTTTACGAAGTCCTACTATCGCATTCAGATGAACCCGGCCGCCTTTCTCATCATCGACGACGACAGCCGGGTAACCTCGCTGTTTGCTGCGCCCACGCTGGAGGTGGATCTGACCGATCAGTTGCAGCTTACCGTCGTCGGTCAGGTTCAGGAGGAAACCACGCTGCGTGGCTTCTATCTGCCGCGTCGGGCCGACCACGACGTGTTGCCCGAGGGCATGGCGCAGAAAAGCACGAACAGCGTCCAGAACTACAGCGCCGAGTCGTACCTGACCTACACGGGACGGCTGGGCCCGGGCGACCTGACGGCCGTCGCCGGCGCCGGCTATTACCGTGGCGGGACGGAAGGCAGCTTCATGCAGGGCGTGGGCTTTTTCACGGACGCCTTCAGCTACCACAACCTGGAGGTCAGCAGCGATCGGCTCCGCAACATCGTGGATTCCTGGAAAAGCTCGCGCACGAAGCTCTCGCAGTTCGCCCGCGTGAACTATTCGCTCTACGATCGCTACGTGCTGACGCTGGTAGCCCGTCGCGACGGCTCGAGCATTTTCTCCGAAAACCATAAGTGGGGTTTCTTCCCGGGCATTTCGGCCGCCTGGCTGATTTCGGAAGAGCCCTTCATGCAGAACGTGAGCGGCCTGTCGCAGCTCAAGTTGCGCGTCAGCTACGGCGAGGCCGGCAACGAAAGCGTGCTCAGCGGCAACACGCTGCAGCTCTACAGCGCCGGCTATCCGTTCCTGATCGGCGCGACCGAATACAACGGCGTGGCCGTCTCGCAGGTGGCCAACCCGAATCTGAAGTGGGAGACGGTCCAGACGTTCAATGTCGGGCTGGACTTCGCCTTCTGGCAGTATCGGGTGCGGGGGTCGCTGGACTTCTTCGTAAAGACGGCGCGGGACCTGCTGGACTTCAACCCATTGCCTGTGAACAATCCGGTAGGGCGCGTGGCCGACAACGTGGGCTCCACGCGCAGCCGGGGCTTCGAGCTGGCGCTGCACACCGACAACCTGACGGGCTCTCGCTTCCGCTGGAATACCGACCTGACGCTCTCCTACTACAAGAGCTACTGGGTGGAGCGGAACCCGCAGGTGCCGCTGCCACCTTACGTGGGCGAGCACGATCCGCTGGACGTCATCTACGGCTGGGAGACGGCCGGGATCATTCGCAGCGAGGCGGATCGTCCCGACTATATGCCCAATGCCAACCTGGGCAACCTGATCTTCGTCGACCAGAACGGCGATGGCGTGCTGGATGCGCAGGATGTGGTCATCCTGGGGAACACCACGCCGCGCTGGCAACTGGGCCTGAACAACACGATCTCGATTGGAAATTTCGATCTGAACGTGTTCGTCTACGGCTACCTGGGCTTCAAGCGGTACAACAACTTCGCGCCCAATGTCGATGCGATCTCGCAGCTTACCACGCCAATGAACACGACGATCTACGCCCGGGAGATCTGGTCGACGGACCGGCCGGACGGCACGCGGCCGGGGGTGGCGGCCAACCCCTACGCCACGAACAACCCGACGGGCAATACGGATTTCGACCTGCACGATGCCAGTTTCCTCCGGCTGAGGAGCATTACGCTGGGCTACACGATCCCCCGGCGCTGGCTGGGCGGCGTGGCTTCGACCGTGCAGCGTGCCCGGCTGTTTGTGGATCTGCAGAATCTGGGCGTGCTGACCGACTATCCGGGGTTCGATCCGGAATACACCGAGCCCAATCCCTACCCCAAATACACCACCGTGACCGTCGGGGTGGAACTGGGATTCTGA
- a CDS encoding RNA polymerase sigma factor produces METEASWIAAMQCGCPRAFSLLYRAYYERLLGVAARRLGEEAAAQDVVQDVFLKLWERRAHWKVYGNVEAYLHQAVCNRVRDYQRRAQLRKGLEVPLEPRHDVMGRSSPESRLLLRERYRLLEAELARMPRRMRTAFVLSRWYGYRHPEIARLMHISPRTVEVHVRRALRRLQRALQEDHEATGVHAPVG; encoded by the coding sequence ATGGAAACCGAGGCGTCCTGGATTGCGGCCATGCAGTGCGGGTGTCCGCGGGCCTTCAGTCTGCTGTACCGGGCCTATTACGAGCGGTTGCTCGGAGTGGCCGCGCGCCGGCTGGGCGAAGAGGCGGCGGCGCAGGATGTCGTGCAGGACGTGTTTCTGAAACTCTGGGAGCGGCGCGCCCACTGGAAGGTGTACGGGAACGTCGAGGCCTACCTGCACCAGGCCGTCTGCAACCGGGTGCGCGACTATCAGCGCCGGGCGCAGTTGCGGAAGGGGCTGGAAGTGCCGCTGGAACCCCGGCATGACGTGATGGGGCGAAGCAGTCCGGAAAGCCGGTTGCTCCTCCGGGAACGCTACCGGCTGCTCGAAGCCGAGCTGGCACGCATGCCCCGGCGCATGCGGACGGCTTTTGTGCTTTCGCGCTGGTACGGATACCGTCATCCGGAGATTGCCCGCCTGATGCACATCTCCCCGCGAACGGTCGAGGTGCATGTACGGCGGGCACTGCGACGTCTGCAACGGGCCTTGCAGGAAGATCATGAGGCGACCGGGGTGCACGCTCCGGTCGGCTAA
- a CDS encoding glycosyl hydrolase 53 family protein produces the protein MQRPRRTWLALGLVSVLLVGHGTARAQAFYFGHDLSYANQMEDCGATFKEGGVEKDIYRIFSDHGTNLVRLRLWVDPTWQRQLQQPPGVKPQYSDLADVREAIARAKAAGMQVLLDFHYSDFWADPGRQVIPARWRSVAHNLEALKDSVYAYTYAVLTTLDREGLMPEIVQVGNENNSGILIHADMDENYNGINPVDWRWSRHAQLFNAAIRAVRDAGAAGSVMPKIALHYAGLNGSVQHFQRLISLGVTDFDIMGLSYYYAFHGGSIAELGATIRELVDRFPDYQIMVLETAYPWTSRNYDALGNLLNTQDPDYYPFSPEMQRTYMVDLTRTVIQAGGKGVVFWEPDWVSTPCRTPWGQGSSFEHVAFFEPGTYNLIANGGIGWTHREWYADLLTTGEAITPETPVLLEAVYPVPFRNRLTVTYRLVRPQQVTVQVLDVLGRIVATLSTGRQPAGLHRLFWQPAALPTGRYLLRVQTSDRTESRWLFYIPE, from the coding sequence ATGCAGCGGCCTCGTCGTACGTGGCTGGCGCTCGGGCTGGTGTCGGTGCTGCTTGTAGGGCACGGCACCGCCCGGGCGCAGGCCTTTTATTTCGGACACGACCTCTCCTACGCGAACCAGATGGAGGATTGCGGGGCCACGTTCAAAGAAGGGGGCGTCGAAAAAGACATCTATCGGATTTTCTCCGATCACGGTACGAACCTGGTCCGGCTCCGCCTCTGGGTCGACCCCACCTGGCAGCGGCAGTTGCAGCAGCCGCCGGGCGTCAAGCCACAGTACAGCGATCTGGCCGACGTGCGGGAGGCCATCGCCCGCGCGAAAGCGGCAGGTATGCAGGTGCTGCTGGACTTTCACTACTCCGACTTCTGGGCCGATCCCGGCCGACAGGTCATTCCAGCCCGCTGGCGCTCGGTAGCCCATAACCTGGAGGCGCTGAAAGACTCGGTCTATGCCTACACCTACGCGGTGCTGACCACGCTGGACCGGGAAGGACTCATGCCCGAGATCGTCCAGGTCGGCAACGAAAACAACAGCGGAATCCTGATTCACGCCGACATGGACGAAAATTACAACGGGATTAATCCCGTTGACTGGCGCTGGTCGCGCCACGCGCAACTGTTCAATGCGGCCATTCGGGCCGTGCGCGATGCCGGGGCCGCGGGCTCGGTGATGCCAAAGATCGCACTCCACTACGCCGGCCTGAACGGCAGCGTGCAGCACTTCCAGCGGCTGATCAGTCTGGGCGTGACCGACTTCGACATCATGGGGCTTTCGTACTATTACGCCTTCCACGGCGGGAGCATTGCCGAGCTGGGCGCTACGATTCGGGAGCTGGTCGACCGCTTCCCGGATTACCAGATCATGGTGCTGGAAACCGCCTACCCCTGGACCTCGCGCAACTATGACGCACTGGGCAATCTGCTCAACACGCAGGATCCCGACTACTATCCGTTTTCGCCCGAGATGCAGCGCACCTATATGGTGGACCTGACGCGCACGGTCATCCAGGCGGGCGGGAAGGGAGTAGTGTTCTGGGAACCGGACTGGGTCTCGACGCCGTGCCGCACGCCCTGGGGGCAGGGCTCTTCCTTCGAGCACGTGGCCTTCTTCGAACCGGGCACCTATAACCTGATTGCCAACGGTGGGATTGGCTGGACGCACCGCGAGTGGTACGCCGATCTGCTGACAACTGGCGAGGCCATCACGCCCGAGACGCCGGTGCTGCTGGAAGCCGTCTATCCCGTGCCCTTTCGAAATCGCCTCACCGTAACGTATCGGCTGGTCCGACCGCAGCAGGTTACCGTACAGGTGCTCGATGTACTGGGACGCATTGTAGCCACGTTGAGTACGGGGCGGCAACCGGCCGGCCTGCACCGCCTTTTCTGGCAACCCGCAGCGCTCCCGACCGGACGCTACCTGCTCCGCGTGCAGACGTCGGACCGTACGGAAAGCCGCTGGCTGTTTTACATCCCCGAATAG
- a CDS encoding RagB/SusD family nutrient uptake outer membrane protein, producing the protein MKRFRLSTAWLVAWIGLTGTLLVGCSDMLEPEVYSELTPETFFSSEADFNSAVVAIYNAFSTDWGTTDLGDGQWYAALYNHDRKTYWARSEITTDEYATGWDPTFTTFSWGPATFSGVEASNYMKIRYVARATDVIDKIEKSTASVPEHIKARYIAEAKVLRAWMMYILYDFFGPVNVKLDPATLYSTEITPRPSREEYVAAIERDLQEAIPNLPDKYNDDPANWGRVSKGVARMLLLRLYMHEKRWAEAENVARELMNMGYTLMPEYTQICEERNPELIYAVPADASSPNWYWMEILPNDFASAQVGDQTITGPQGWAGFWMPWDFYDQYEAGDKRLYTILDSYTNVRGQLITRQRMRGAIPLKCIGDLGTSAGAEIDWPVFRYAEVLLSLAEAINEQRGPTAEALQYVNMVRERAGVAPWTPDQFTSKEQLRDSLLVERGRELYSEGVRRQDLIRHGKFIEYAQRRGINAQPHHVLFPIPQFVIDQSGGVIEQNPGY; encoded by the coding sequence ATGAAACGCTTTCGTCTATCGACCGCCTGGCTCGTGGCATGGATCGGACTGACCGGCACGCTGCTGGTCGGCTGCTCCGATATGCTCGAGCCGGAAGTGTACAGCGAACTGACACCGGAGACCTTCTTCTCGTCGGAAGCCGACTTCAACAGCGCGGTCGTCGCCATCTACAATGCTTTTTCGACCGACTGGGGTACGACAGACCTGGGCGACGGCCAGTGGTATGCGGCGCTCTACAACCACGACCGCAAAACCTACTGGGCCCGCAGCGAAATCACTACCGACGAATACGCCACCGGCTGGGACCCGACCTTCACCACGTTCTCCTGGGGACCGGCCACGTTCTCCGGCGTGGAAGCCTCCAATTACATGAAGATTCGCTACGTGGCCCGCGCTACGGACGTCATCGACAAGATCGAAAAATCCACGGCGTCCGTGCCGGAACACATCAAGGCCCGCTACATCGCCGAGGCCAAGGTGCTCCGGGCCTGGATGATGTACATCCTGTACGACTTTTTCGGGCCGGTCAACGTCAAACTGGATCCCGCCACGCTCTACAGCACGGAAATCACGCCGCGTCCTTCCCGCGAAGAATACGTGGCGGCCATCGAGCGGGATCTCCAGGAGGCCATCCCGAACCTGCCGGACAAATACAACGACGATCCCGCCAACTGGGGACGAGTAAGCAAGGGCGTGGCCCGCATGCTGTTGCTTCGGCTTTACATGCACGAGAAACGCTGGGCCGAGGCGGAAAACGTGGCCCGCGAGCTCATGAACATGGGCTATACGCTGATGCCCGAGTACACGCAGATCTGTGAGGAGCGGAATCCCGAGCTGATCTACGCGGTGCCAGCCGACGCCTCGTCGCCGAACTGGTACTGGATGGAAATTCTACCCAATGACTTCGCCTCGGCACAGGTCGGCGATCAGACGATCACCGGGCCGCAGGGTTGGGCCGGTTTCTGGATGCCCTGGGACTTTTACGATCAGTATGAAGCCGGCGATAAGCGACTGTATACGATCCTCGACAGTTACACGAACGTGCGCGGGCAGCTCATCACGCGCCAGCGGATGCGCGGAGCGATTCCGCTCAAGTGCATCGGCGATCTGGGCACCTCGGCCGGAGCCGAGATCGACTGGCCGGTCTTCCGCTATGCCGAGGTGTTGCTGTCGCTGGCCGAGGCGATCAACGAGCAGCGCGGCCCCACAGCCGAGGCCCTTCAGTACGTGAACATGGTCCGGGAGCGGGCCGGCGTGGCGCCCTGGACGCCCGATCAGTTTACCTCGAAAGAACAATTGCGCGACTCGCTGCTGGTCGAGCGCGGCCGTGAACTCTACAGCGAGGGAGTCCGTCGCCAGGACCTGATCCGCCACGGCAAGTTCATCGAGTACGCGCAGCGTCGCGGCATCAACGCGCAGCCGCACCACGTGCTCTTCCCGATCCCGCAGTTTGTGATCGACCAGAGCGGCGGCGTCATCGAACAGAACCCGGGTTACTGA